The Thermasporomyces composti region CCCGGACGAGTTCGTGGTCGGATATGGCCTTGATTACGCCGAGAAGTACCGCAACCTACGGTGTGTGGGCACGCTCGCGCCGCACGTCTACCAGACGTCGGGCTGAGCCACGGTCCTCTCGCCCGCTCTGGGGGCATCCGGGCGACTCCGTCCGCGGGAACACCGCGGTCGGGCCGCGTCGTTCCGTCATTGAGAGACGTGGGCTCGAGGCACGCCGCTGCCGCACCGGCCGGACGTCCGGTGTACCGTCGTAATCTCCCCACGTCGTGGGGAGAGAGCGGCACGGTGATCGCTCGAGCAACCGAAGTTGTCCTGGTGAGCCGTAACGCCTGTGGCTGGCGATGGCGGGGTGGATGAGCAGGAGGGACGGGGCCGAAGTCCCGGGAGCATGGACCTGAAGCGCTTCTTCCGTGGGCCGATCTTCTGGATCGCCGTACTCATCATCATGATCCTGCTCGTCAGCGAGGCGGTGACGAGGTCCGGCGGATTCCAGCCCACCGACACCTACAAGGTGGTCAACCACATCCGCAACGACCAGGTCGCCTCGGCCGTCATCGTCGGTGGCACCGAGCAGGAGATCCGGATCACCACCAAGGACGGGCAGAAGCTGTCGGCTGCCTGGGTCGACGGGCAGGACCTGGAGCTGCAGCGCATGCTCCAGGCCAAGGTGAACCAAGGCAAGCTGCCCGAGGGCTACAACGTGGAGATCGCCCAGCCCAGCCTGCTGGGGTCCATCATCTCCACACTTTTGCCGTTCGTCCTGATCGGTCTGCTGTTCCTCTTCCTCATCAACCAGTTCCAGGGCGGCGGCGGCCGAGTGATGAACTTCGGCAAGTCCAAGGCGAAGCTCATCACCAAGGACACCCCCAAGACGACGTTCGCTGACGTCGCCGGCTGCGACGAGGCCGTCGAGGAACTGCAGGAGATCAAGGAGTTCCTCCAGGAGCCCGCGAAGTTCCAGGCGGTCGGCGCCAAGATCCCCAAGGGCGTGCTCCTGTACGGCCCGCCGGGCACCGGTAAGACCCTGCTGGCACGCGCCGTGGCGGGTGAGGCCGGCGTCCCCTTCTACTCGATCTCCGGCTCCGACTTCGTCGAGATGTTCGTCGGCGTCGGCGCCTCGCGGGTGCGCGACCTGTTCGAGCAGGCCAAGGCGAACGCCCCCGCCATCGTCTTCATCGACGAGATCGACGCCGTGGGTCGGCACCGTGGCGCGGGCCTCGGTGGCGGTCACGACGAGCGGGAGCAGACCCTCAACCAGCTGCTGGTCGAGATGGACGGCTTCGACGTGCGCGGTGGGGTCATCCTCATCGCCGCCACCAACCGGCCGGACATCCTCGACCCCGCGCTGCTGCGCCCGGGCCGGTTCGACCGGCAGATCAGCGTCGAGGCGCCTGACCTCCTCGGCCGGTACAAGATCCTCCAGGTCCACGCGCGCGGCAAGCCGGTCGCGGAGGGCGTCGACCTCATGGCGGTCGCCCGCCGAACGCCCGGCTTCAGCGGCGCCGACTTGGCGAACGTGCTCAACGAGGCGGCGCTGCTCACCGCCCGACAGAACAAGAAGCTCATCGACAACGACGCGCTCGACGAGGCGATCGACCGGGTCATCGCCGGGCCGCAGAAGCGCACGCGGCTGATGAGCGACAAGGAGAAGAAGATCACCGCCTACCACGAGGCCGGTCACGCCCTCGTCGCCGCGGCGCTGCCCAATACCGACCCGGTGCACAAGGTCACGATCCTGCCGCGTGGTCGTGCTCTCGGCTACACGATGGTCCTCCCGGACGAGGACAAGTACTCCACCACCCGGTCGGAGATGCTCGACAAGCTCGCCTACATGATGGGCGGTCGGGCGGCCGAGGAGCTGGTCTTCCACGACCCGACCACCGGGGCGGCCAACGACATCGAGAAGGCCACCGCCCTGGCTCGAGCCATGGTCACCCAGTACGGCATGACGGAACGGTTGGGCGCGATCCGCTTCGGTGAGAACAGCGGCGAGCCCTTCCTGGGCCGTGACCTCGGCCACCAGCGCAACTACTCCGAAGAAGTCGCCGCGATCGTCGACGAAGAGGTCCGCCGCCTGGTCGACAACGCCCACCAGGAGGCGTTCGACATCCTGGTCGAGAACCGCGACGTCCTGGACAACCTCGTCCTCGAGCTGCTCGAGCACGAGACGCTGGACAAGCAGGAGGTCGAGCGGATCTTCGCGCCGATCCGGCGTCGGCCGCCGCGGCCGGCGTGGACCGGCTCGCCGACTCGGCGGCCGTCGGAGATCCCGCCGGTGGAGATGCCGAAGACGGCGATCTCGCCGAACGGCCGGGGCACCGAGGGGTTGGTGATCGCGCCGGCTCCCGAGGGCGAGTCGGACGTCCAGGAGGGCCGCTCCCAGCAAGGGCCCGCGCCAGGCACCACCCCAGGAGCCTAGGACGGTACGAAGAACAGATGTCCTGCGACGGTGACACCCACCGGGAGGGCCAGGTCTCGAACGGCTCCGTCCACGTGGACGACGTCGACGAGGCGTTGACGTCGGGATCGGCCGACCTGTTCGAGGCCACCCAGGCACGCCCGTACGACTCTGAACGCGTCGAGCGGGCGATCCGTGAGCTGCTCTATGCCATCGGAGAGGACCCGGATCGGCCCGGCTTGAAGGACACGCCCGCCCGGGTCGCCAGGGCGTACGCCGAGATGTTCGCCGGGCTCCGGATGAGCCCGGAAGCGGTGCTGTCCACCACTTTCGATCTCGGCCACGACGAGATGGTGCTCGTCAAGGACATCGAGGTCTGGTCGGTTTGCGAGCACCACCTGGTGCCCTTCACCGGCGCTGCTCACATCGGATACATCCCGAACACCGAGGGCCAGATCACCGGGCTGTCCAAGCTCGCGCGGCTGGTGGACGTCTTCGCCAAGCGGCCCCAGGTGCAGGAGCGGCTGACGACGCAGATCGCCGACGCGCTGGTGCGCATCCTCAAGCCGCGCGGTGTCATCGTCGTCGTTGAGTGCGAGCACTTGTGCATGACCATGCGCGGGGTCCGGAAGCCGGGAGCCAAGACCGTGACCTCCGCTGTTCGTGGTCAGCTGCGCGACCCGGCCACGCGTGCCGAGGCGATGAGCCTCATCATCGGCGCCTGAGTCGTCCGGAGCGCCTGGGCTCGGAGGGGCAGCCGCTGGGATCCGGGGGAAGGCCTCGAGCTTCTGGTCCGGAGAAGGCGTTCGGGTCCGAAGACCACAGCGCCGTGGCGACCAGGAGGCCACCACGGCGTCGTGACGAGGACTGAGTGGACGAAAGGACGGATGCGAAGGAAGACGACGTCAGGTTGTCACGGGGTCAGAGTCCGACCGGCACGTCTGCCATGTGAACCCAGAGTTGACGCTGGTGCACGTAGGTGCGCTCCGGCAGCTGCTCCAGAAGCGCGATGACTTCGGGACGGGCGCCTTGCGCGCGGGCTGTCGCGACCAACGTCTGGCGGGTCGCCGGTCCGTTGGCGAAGGCGTCGTCGAGAACGTCAAGGATTTCCACTCGGGTGACGGGCTTGGGGGACGCGACATCGTGGGCGGGGGTTGGAGCGATGTCGGCGGCAGCGGGGCCCATGACACTCCTTTCTGTGCGAGGCCGACGGTCTCTCCGGCGGCCGGTCGAGGGCTGATGACCCATCCCCACAGGTTCAACGGTTCACCAGTCAGCAGGCTACGGCCAGTAACGGCACATTCGCCGGCACTCTGGGAAAACTGTGGGCGAGAATTCGCCGAACGTATGAGGTCGCCCCTGTGCGCCGCCCAGCCGTGGTGCCGGGGCACGCGCTCGACCGTCGGGAGCTGCGTCGTTTCGGGGTGAATCCACTACCGGAGCGCCGAGAGCAGGAGCGGAAGCGACCGTTTGAACTCCCGCTCCCAGTAGGGCCAGGAGTGGGTTCCGGCCCCGTAGAAGTTCGTCACCAGACGCTTCGCGCCCAGGTCCCGTAGCCGCTGGGCCAGCAGCAGGTTCTCCTGCTCCAGGAGCGTCTCCAGGGCGCTGGTCCGGTCAGGTGGGTCGAGTGGGCCCGCGTCGCCGTTGCCGCAGGAGAGGTAGACCGGGATGGTCCGGAGCCGCGTGGCGAGGTCGACCGGGTTGTGGGCGGCCCAGACATGGGCCTGAGCGATCGGATCGCCCCAGAGAGCCAGCGGGTCGTCGACGTATCGGCTGGCGATGTCGAGAACGAGGTCAGAGGCGCCGGGGGTGTGGACTGTGTCCACGACGCCGCTGTAGGACGCCGCGGCGCGGAACATGCCCGGGTGGCGAGCGGCGTACGACAGGGCTCCGAACCCGCCCATCGACAAGCCGGCGACGACACGACGGTGGCTGGCGCCGTAGTGACGCTCCACGATCGAGCGCACCTCGCGGAGGTGGAAGGTCTCCCACGCCGGCGGGCCGCCGTGCCCGTCGTTCCACCAGTCGCTGTAGAAGCCGGCGTTACCCGCCTCTGGCATGACGACGAGGACGTCTCGCAACGCGGGGATCGAGGTGATGTCCGCCAGGGTGGTCCAGCTGGTGTAGTCGCCGCAGCAGCCGTGCAGCAGGTAGAGGACGGGCCAGCGCTGGCCAGGTCGGCGTTCCCGCCAGCCGTCTGGGATCAGCAGCCGGACCTTGGCCGTGGTGCCGAGGGCGGGGGACTGGATGGTGAGGTCGAGCTGGCGAGACGCGACCCATTCCTCCGCCACCACGCGGGCACGGCCCACGCGGGACGCGTCGGCCGGCTCGCCGCTCGGCGGCGTGGCCGCACGGGCGGGCTGCGTCACGCCCAGCAGGCCGGCGATGAGCAGGAGGACCAGCAGCCCAACGGCGAGGATGCTCCGCCGTGAGGCGGGTTCGCGTGTCGCGGTCCGCGACCCGGCGACGACGGCGGCTGCCGCCGGGTGATGGGGGGTTGGGCGTGGTGGGCTGGGAGGGTCGGGGGCGACGAGGCGCCCGCGGGCAGGAAGACCACCGAACGAAAGACCACCGGATGAAAGAATGGCGCCGGTGCGGGTTGAGCCTGAGACCGTCGGGTGATGTCGCGGAAGGCGGCGGATGACGCGGACACGGCGCATGCGAACCTCCGGTGCCGACGGTCCCGGTACGATCCGCCTCCCCGCGGGTCAGCGTCGCCCACGCGGGTGTCGAGTGGCGCACGACGACGGGCCGCTCGACGGGCTAGCGGCTGGAGGCTGGCACGCGAGGAAGGCGTTCCTGGTCAGCCTTGGGTCACTGATCAGCCCTCGTGGCCAGTGACGATCGTCGAGCGTCGGTGGCGCGTCAAGGCGGTTGGCCGCCCGATGACGCGACGGATCCGGAATCGGCCGGACCTCCGGGGAGCGGGCCAGAGGGGACTGGGGTCGACGGAGCACGTGGTCTGGCGCTGGCACGGCGACGGCGGACAGGCGGACCGCCGGTCAGAGCAACCGCCCTGGGGAGAAGGGACATCGGACTGTGCAGGGTGTACCGACGCGGTATCTCGCCGGGTTTCCCACGCCCGAACGCGCGCTGGTCATGGGTGTGCTCAACGTCACGCCGGATTCCTTCTCCGACGGCGGCCAGTGGTTCGAGCCGGACCGTGCGATCGCTCACGGCGCCGAGCTGCTCGCGGAGGGGGCCGACCTCGTCGACGTCGGTGGTGAGTCGACGCGCCCGGGTGCGCAGCGGCCGTCGGAGGAGGAAGAGCTGCGTCGCGTCCTCCCCGTGGTCCGGGCCCTCGCGGCCGACGGCGCGCTCGTGTCGATCGACACCATGCGGGCGAATGTCGCACGTGCCGCGGTCGACGCGGGGGCGGTCATGGTCAACGACGTCTCGGGTGGTCTCGCCGACCCGGAGATGCTGCCTTTCGTGGCCTCGGCTGGAGTCGGCTACATCTGCATGCACTGGCGAGGGCATTCCGACCAGATGCAGTCGCGGGCGGTGTACACCGACGTGGTGGCCGAGGTGCTCGCCGAGCTTCAGGCGCGCGTGGAGGCCGCCCTCGCGGCCGGGATCGCGCCGGATCGGATCGCGATCGATCCCGGTCTGGGTTTCGCCAAGACGGGAGAGCACAACTGGGCGCTGCTCGGTGCGCTCGACCGGTTCACCGCGCTCGGCTATCCCGTCCTCGTCGCGGCGTCCCGTAAGACCTTTCTCGGCACTCTGCTGGCCGACCCGGCGACCGGCCAGCCTCGCCGCACCCTCGAGCGCGACGACGCCTCGGCCGCGCTGGCCGCGCTGGCCGCTCGGGCCGGCGCCTGGTGCATCCGCGCGCATGCGGTCCGGCCCACGCTCGACGCGGTCAAGGTGGCGGCGCGGTTCGCTGCGGCCGAGCGCGCCGCGGCCCAGGCTGAGGTCGACGGGTGACAAATCGGCCAAGCCGGCGTGGTCTGTGGGTGAAACCTGTCGACCCGGTCCCGTGGTCGCGGGTGCCTCGAATAAGGTGTGGCGCCCAACCTGTTGAAGACCGCGTGAGACGGGCGATGGGGACAGGGGGGAAGTCCTGCGCCCAGGCGGTAAAGGGGTCCTTGGTTGCGGGCCCGCCCAAGGCCGCAGGTACTGTCGTGCAGGGGTTGAACGTCAGGGAAGGAGGGCGCCGTTGACGGACCGGATCACGATTCGGGGGCTCCGGGTGTTCGGCCACCACGGCGTCCACCCGGAGGAACGTTCCCTTGGCCAGACGTTCGTCGTCGACCTCGTGGTGGGCACTGACACGCGCGAGGCCGCGCGGACGGACGATCTCGCCGCGACCGTCGATTACTCCTCGTTGGTCGACCAGGTGGTCGCGGCCGTGGCCAAGGACCCAGTGAACTTGATCGAGACGGTGGCACAGCGTGTCGCCGATCTGTGCCTCGACCAGCCCGGTGTGTCGGAGGTCGAGGTGACTGTCCACAAACCGCAGGCGCCAGTCGGCGTACCGCTCGACGACGTCGCCGTCACTATCCACCGGAGCCGTACGTGACAGAGACGCCCAACCCGCACATCATCGACGCCGACACCTTGA contains the following coding sequences:
- the folE gene encoding GTP cyclohydrolase I FolE, which produces MSCDGDTHREGQVSNGSVHVDDVDEALTSGSADLFEATQARPYDSERVERAIRELLYAIGEDPDRPGLKDTPARVARAYAEMFAGLRMSPEAVLSTTFDLGHDEMVLVKDIEVWSVCEHHLVPFTGAAHIGYIPNTEGQITGLSKLARLVDVFAKRPQVQERLTTQIADALVRILKPRGVIVVVECEHLCMTMRGVRKPGAKTVTSAVRGQLRDPATRAEAMSLIIGA
- the folP gene encoding dihydropteroate synthase, with protein sequence MGVLNVTPDSFSDGGQWFEPDRAIAHGAELLAEGADLVDVGGESTRPGAQRPSEEEELRRVLPVVRALAADGALVSIDTMRANVARAAVDAGAVMVNDVSGGLADPEMLPFVASAGVGYICMHWRGHSDQMQSRAVYTDVVAEVLAELQARVEAALAAGIAPDRIAIDPGLGFAKTGEHNWALLGALDRFTALGYPVLVAASRKTFLGTLLADPATGQPRRTLERDDASAALAALAARAGAWCIRAHAVRPTLDAVKVAARFAAAERAAAQAEVDG
- a CDS encoding DUF2795 domain-containing protein; its protein translation is MGPAAADIAPTPAHDVASPKPVTRVEILDVLDDAFANGPATRQTLVATARAQGARPEVIALLEQLPERTYVHQRQLWVHMADVPVGL
- the folB gene encoding dihydroneopterin aldolase; this translates as MTDRITIRGLRVFGHHGVHPEERSLGQTFVVDLVVGTDTREAARTDDLAATVDYSSLVDQVVAAVAKDPVNLIETVAQRVADLCLDQPGVSEVEVTVHKPQAPVGVPLDDVAVTIHRSRT
- a CDS encoding alpha/beta hydrolase → MTQPARAATPPSGEPADASRVGRARVVAEEWVASRQLDLTIQSPALGTTAKVRLLIPDGWRERRPGQRWPVLYLLHGCCGDYTSWTTLADITSIPALRDVLVVMPEAGNAGFYSDWWNDGHGGPPAWETFHLREVRSIVERHYGASHRRVVAGLSMGGFGALSYAARHPGMFRAAASYSGVVDTVHTPGASDLVLDIASRYVDDPLALWGDPIAQAHVWAAHNPVDLATRLRTIPVYLSCGNGDAGPLDPPDRTSALETLLEQENLLLAQRLRDLGAKRLVTNFYGAGTHSWPYWEREFKRSLPLLLSALR
- the ftsH gene encoding ATP-dependent zinc metalloprotease FtsH, which codes for MDLKRFFRGPIFWIAVLIIMILLVSEAVTRSGGFQPTDTYKVVNHIRNDQVASAVIVGGTEQEIRITTKDGQKLSAAWVDGQDLELQRMLQAKVNQGKLPEGYNVEIAQPSLLGSIISTLLPFVLIGLLFLFLINQFQGGGGRVMNFGKSKAKLITKDTPKTTFADVAGCDEAVEELQEIKEFLQEPAKFQAVGAKIPKGVLLYGPPGTGKTLLARAVAGEAGVPFYSISGSDFVEMFVGVGASRVRDLFEQAKANAPAIVFIDEIDAVGRHRGAGLGGGHDEREQTLNQLLVEMDGFDVRGGVILIAATNRPDILDPALLRPGRFDRQISVEAPDLLGRYKILQVHARGKPVAEGVDLMAVARRTPGFSGADLANVLNEAALLTARQNKKLIDNDALDEAIDRVIAGPQKRTRLMSDKEKKITAYHEAGHALVAAALPNTDPVHKVTILPRGRALGYTMVLPDEDKYSTTRSEMLDKLAYMMGGRAAEELVFHDPTTGAANDIEKATALARAMVTQYGMTERLGAIRFGENSGEPFLGRDLGHQRNYSEEVAAIVDEEVRRLVDNAHQEAFDILVENRDVLDNLVLELLEHETLDKQEVERIFAPIRRRPPRPAWTGSPTRRPSEIPPVEMPKTAISPNGRGTEGLVIAPAPEGESDVQEGRSQQGPAPGTTPGA